One Gloeobacter morelensis MG652769 DNA window includes the following coding sequences:
- a CDS encoding IS4 family transposase, with protein sequence MMPAFYQTFFAHLLTARQSLFLHLLVATLQTHKQLALGKLSQALPLPITADSRKRALQRFLTLDKLNIFEAWFPLVLYLVLTHFSKTTTLKLAIDRTDWWHYNVLTVALVWHRHALPLNWTLLDHPGNSNLEDQQLLLSPVLSLLSAYRVVVLGDREFCSVKLANWLRSRKAGFCLRLKISEYIRQQGADFRSLKSLELQPGMSMFLGGVRVTKNRKNKGFEPFNIACIWKRKIRNMQPGEGWYILTDRPKLHEALELYADRWGIEVWHKDVKSCGYHLEEVRVSQERMMRVLLLASIAWSAAMLNGLQLERIGVDKYTGRVQEKQRRLRRHSPFRVGQYAWHWAQAVLGLGDWLDNLIDTCRNKARDYRRGLRAARLMLSVT encoded by the coding sequence ATGATGCCTGCATTCTACCAGACCTTCTTCGCACACCTGCTCACTGCGCGACAGTCTCTGTTTTTGCATTTGCTTGTCGCCACTTTGCAAACCCACAAACAGCTCGCCTTGGGCAAACTCTCCCAGGCACTGCCGCTGCCGATCACTGCCGACAGTCGCAAGCGCGCTCTCCAACGCTTTCTCACCCTCGACAAACTCAATATTTTCGAGGCTTGGTTCCCATTGGTTTTGTACCTGGTACTGACCCACTTTTCCAAGACAACCACACTCAAACTGGCGATCGACCGCACCGACTGGTGGCACTACAACGTGCTGACAGTGGCCCTGGTGTGGCATAGACATGCCTTGCCACTCAATTGGACCTTGCTCGACCATCCTGGCAACAGTAACCTCGAAGACCAACAACTGTTACTCTCACCGGTTCTGTCTCTACTTTCTGCCTATCGCGTCGTGGTGTTGGGGGACAGAGAGTTTTGCAGTGTCAAGCTGGCCAATTGGTTGCGCAGTCGAAAGGCCGGCTTTTGCTTGAGATTAAAAATCAGTGAATATATTCGACAACAAGGTGCAGACTTTCGCTCGCTAAAGTCTTTGGAACTACAACCTGGAATGTCGATGTTTCTTGGCGGAGTGCGCGTCACCAAAAATCGTAAAAACAAGGGATTCGAGCCGTTCAATATTGCTTGTATCTGGAAACGAAAAATCCGGAATATGCAACCGGGTGAAGGCTGGTATATTTTGACAGACCGGCCAAAGTTACACGAAGCACTTGAGCTGTATGCTGACCGTTGGGGAATCGAAGTTTGGCACAAAGACGTCAAATCCTGTGGCTACCATCTTGAAGAAGTACGCGTCAGTCAGGAACGGATGATGCGGGTACTGTTGTTAGCATCGATTGCCTGGAGTGCAGCGATGCTCAACGGTCTGCAACTGGAGCGAATAGGGGTGGACAAGTACACCGGCAGGGTTCAAGAAAAGCAGCGACGCTTGCGGCGTCACAGCCCTTTTCGGGTTGGCCAGTACGCTTGGCACTGGGCACAGGCGGTGCTGGGTTTGGGTGACTGGCTCGACAATTTGATAGACACCTGTAGGAACAAAGCCCGGGACTATCGACGCGGGTTGCGGGCTGCAAGGTTGATGCTGAGCGTCACGTAG
- a CDS encoding M24 family metallopeptidase — protein sequence MAPLDVVRSSSVTGVRERLACLRRLLADRQLDGYLINSTDEHLGEYLPEARARRAWLSEFTGSAGELLVGLEQSWLFVDSRYWEQADKQVDGQAVGVCKLGLAGHKGPIQTLKDLGQVRRASGRPFRLGLDPLAIAVEQWRTFERQLRPVGIEVVAVAGNLVDRVRAELEGGLPSLWSERPVFAVSEAVAGQSAAQKLAAVRAEIERAGATVLPVTRLDQVAWLLNLRGWDVPFNPVFIAYAVVTRTESYLFTAPERLDGGVRAALPAEINILPYAAYGETLARLSADGTQAVLVDIRQTTMGTLGCLGAAAVVEADHPIEKLKAHKNTAEIASMQRANLQASRAKTRALAEVMRRFAAGEVVSERDVACAVERYYREEPDFQGLSFNPIAGIGAHSSIVHYSTPDPDSPMTPGALLLLDSGAQYTGGTTDDTRTVVAGTPDPEQVRCYTEVLKAHINCAAQHFPKGTTGAQLDGITRASLWCAGLEYGHGTGHGVGAFLSVHEGPVGINKRAREELQPGMVTSIEPGYYRPGWGGIRIENLYIVRELETSGGIVWYGFEPLTFIPFDARLVDLGRLDDRQRAWLAHYNRAVYEQLCPDLDPQAVQWLAEQCRFGLDSSTVARQ from the coding sequence GTGGCTCCGCTCGATGTTGTCCGCTCCAGCAGCGTCACCGGTGTGCGCGAACGCCTCGCCTGTCTGCGCCGGTTGCTGGCGGACCGGCAACTGGACGGCTATCTGATCAACTCCACCGACGAGCACTTGGGTGAATACCTGCCCGAGGCCCGGGCCCGGCGCGCCTGGCTGAGCGAATTTACCGGTTCGGCGGGCGAGTTGCTGGTCGGGCTTGAACAGAGCTGGCTTTTTGTCGATTCGCGCTACTGGGAGCAGGCGGACAAGCAGGTCGATGGGCAGGCCGTCGGCGTGTGCAAACTGGGCCTGGCAGGTCACAAGGGGCCCATCCAGACACTCAAAGATCTAGGCCAGGTCCGCCGCGCCTCAGGGAGGCCCTTTCGCCTGGGCCTTGACCCGCTGGCGATTGCCGTCGAGCAGTGGCGCACTTTCGAGCGCCAGTTGCGGCCGGTGGGGATCGAAGTGGTAGCGGTGGCGGGCAACCTGGTCGATCGGGTGCGCGCCGAACTGGAGGGCGGATTGCCCTCGCTCTGGTCCGAGCGGCCCGTTTTTGCGGTGAGCGAAGCGGTGGCGGGCCAGTCCGCCGCCCAGAAGCTCGCGGCGGTGCGCGCGGAGATCGAGCGCGCCGGGGCGACGGTGCTGCCTGTCACCCGGCTCGATCAGGTGGCCTGGCTGTTGAACTTGCGCGGCTGGGATGTGCCCTTCAACCCCGTGTTCATCGCCTACGCCGTCGTCACCCGCACCGAGAGCTATCTATTTACCGCCCCCGAGCGGCTGGACGGCGGGGTGCGCGCCGCCCTGCCCGCAGAAATAAACATCTTGCCCTACGCGGCTTACGGCGAGACCCTGGCCCGTCTGAGTGCCGACGGCACTCAGGCGGTATTGGTCGACATTCGCCAGACGACCATGGGCACCCTCGGCTGTCTGGGCGCAGCGGCGGTGGTCGAGGCGGACCACCCGATCGAAAAACTCAAAGCCCACAAAAACACGGCCGAGATCGCAAGTATGCAGCGGGCCAACCTGCAGGCGAGCCGGGCCAAGACCCGGGCCTTGGCCGAGGTGATGCGCCGTTTCGCAGCGGGCGAGGTGGTGAGCGAACGGGACGTCGCCTGTGCGGTCGAGCGGTATTACCGCGAGGAACCGGATTTTCAGGGCCTGAGCTTCAACCCGATAGCGGGTATCGGCGCCCACAGCTCGATCGTCCACTACAGCACCCCGGATCCTGATTCTCCGATGACCCCGGGCGCGCTGCTGCTGCTCGATTCGGGTGCCCAATACACCGGCGGCACCACCGACGACACGCGCACCGTCGTCGCGGGCACCCCCGATCCTGAGCAGGTGCGCTGCTACACCGAGGTGCTCAAGGCCCACATCAACTGTGCCGCGCAGCACTTTCCGAAGGGGACCACCGGCGCCCAACTCGACGGCATCACCCGCGCCAGCCTCTGGTGCGCGGGGCTGGAGTACGGCCACGGCACCGGCCACGGCGTGGGAGCGTTCTTGAGCGTCCACGAAGGCCCGGTCGGCATCAACAAGCGCGCCCGCGAGGAGTTGCAGCCGGGGATGGTGACCAGCATCGAACCGGGCTACTACCGGCCGGGCTGGGGCGGCATCCGCATCGAGAATCTTTACATCGTGCGTGAACTGGAAACAAGCGGCGGGATCGTCTGGTACGGCTTCGAGCCGCTGACGTTCATTCCCTTCGATGCGCGGCTTGTCGATCTGGGTCGGCTCGACGATCGCCAGCGCGCTTGGCTCGCCCACTACAACCGCGCAGTCTACGAACAGCTCTGCCCGGACCTGGATCCTCAGGCAGTGCAGTGGTTGGCAGAACAGTGCCGCTTTGGGCTCGATAGCTCAACGGTCGCCCGCCAGTAG
- a CDS encoding class I SAM-dependent methyltransferase, with translation MEKESLRAKEHYFDGWASRYDGFWTSLVYRWCHRLLLTHVRPADAVLDLGCGTGRLLGQMADRWEQMRGVGLDLSEGMIEQAHLRNRHSGRLKFLQGNAEELPFANGRFDALLCTFSFQHYPNPEGVLAEIGRVLRPGGRFYWVEAGAFGRTGSARMNITPGGLRLYSPACRAQMALAAGLGCAAHRRLFGPVLLSIFVR, from the coding sequence GTGGAAAAGGAGTCGCTCAGAGCTAAGGAACACTATTTCGACGGCTGGGCAAGTCGCTACGACGGCTTTTGGACTTCACTGGTCTACCGCTGGTGCCACCGGTTGCTGCTGACCCACGTCCGACCTGCCGATGCCGTGCTCGATCTCGGCTGCGGTACCGGCCGCCTGTTAGGACAAATGGCTGACCGCTGGGAGCAGATGCGGGGGGTCGGATTGGATTTGTCTGAGGGGATGATCGAACAGGCCCACCTGCGCAACCGCCACTCAGGGAGGCTGAAGTTCCTTCAAGGTAACGCCGAGGAGCTACCCTTTGCGAACGGTCGCTTCGATGCTCTGTTGTGTACCTTCAGCTTTCAGCACTACCCAAATCCCGAAGGGGTACTGGCGGAGATTGGCCGGGTGCTCAGGCCGGGGGGTCGCTTCTATTGGGTCGAAGCGGGTGCATTTGGGCGCACCGGCAGCGCACGAATGAATATCACCCCCGGCGGCCTCAGGCTCTATAGCCCCGCTTGCCGCGCGCAGATGGCACTGGCGGCGGGCCTGGGCTGTGCGGCACACCGCCGACTCTTCGGGCCAGTGCTGCTCAGCATATTTGTCCGCTAG
- a CDS encoding Dps family protein, with product MTTTLKQPRQTELVTALNREQANALVLYLNYKKYHWLTFGPLFREMHLLFEEQGGEVFATIDELAERSLMIDGKPVADPARYLPTATVKPSEGELSVREMVEEALACHELVIGEMHQDADVAAEAGDIGTADLYTRLVQVHQKHRWFLKELLKKGDNLVS from the coding sequence ATGACCACAACGCTCAAGCAGCCGCGGCAGACGGAGCTTGTCACCGCGCTCAACCGCGAGCAGGCAAACGCCCTGGTGCTCTATCTAAACTACAAGAAGTACCACTGGTTGACCTTCGGTCCCTTGTTTCGCGAGATGCACCTGCTCTTTGAGGAGCAGGGCGGCGAGGTGTTTGCCACCATCGACGAGTTGGCCGAGCGCAGCTTGATGATCGACGGCAAGCCGGTGGCCGATCCGGCCCGCTACCTGCCCACGGCGACGGTGAAGCCGAGCGAGGGTGAGCTGTCGGTGCGCGAGATGGTCGAAGAGGCCCTCGCCTGCCACGAACTGGTGATCGGCGAGATGCACCAGGACGCCGATGTGGCCGCCGAAGCGGGCGATATCGGTACTGCCGACCTTTACACTCGCCTGGTGCAGGTGCACCAGAAGCACCGCTGGTTCCTCAAGGAACTGCTCAAAAAGGGCGACAATCTCGTTTCCTGA
- a CDS encoding nucleotidyltransferase family protein yields MQAVIVAGGKGTRLRPLTYQTPKPMLPIFERPFLCLLVERCRAAGIVDILMNVHYQAGQIQDYFGDGGAFGVRIRYSIEHNPLDTAGAVKLAEPYFTGAPLVVFNADILTDLDLKALLAAHREAGAVATLALTRVLDPTAFGLVQLSEHHRVVAFREKPTAEEAARLGIDTVNAGTYVLEPRIFAAVPKQTPWSFERQLFPDLLAQRQQVLGFVSDAYWLDIGNPAKYWQAHVDILSGRMPYPPQAQQTAPGIWVAAGAAVDPAARLEAPCYIGGRCWVGPEAAIAPGTVLGGASLVNRPLAPGIYPPGTMVP; encoded by the coding sequence ATGCAAGCGGTAATTGTGGCCGGGGGCAAAGGGACGCGCCTGCGACCTTTGACCTATCAAACGCCTAAACCGATGTTGCCCATCTTCGAGCGTCCCTTCCTGTGCTTGCTGGTGGAGCGCTGCCGGGCGGCAGGAATTGTCGACATCCTGATGAACGTGCATTACCAGGCAGGACAGATCCAGGATTACTTCGGCGACGGCGGCGCCTTTGGCGTGCGCATCCGCTACAGTATCGAGCACAATCCACTGGATACCGCCGGGGCGGTGAAGCTGGCCGAGCCCTATTTCACCGGCGCACCGCTGGTAGTCTTCAACGCCGATATCCTCACCGATTTGGACTTAAAGGCGCTTCTCGCCGCGCACCGCGAGGCGGGAGCGGTGGCCACCCTCGCCCTCACCCGCGTGCTCGACCCGACCGCCTTCGGATTGGTGCAGTTGAGCGAGCACCATCGGGTGGTGGCCTTTCGCGAGAAGCCGACCGCCGAGGAAGCCGCCCGGCTGGGCATCGACACGGTCAACGCCGGTACTTATGTGCTCGAGCCGCGCATTTTTGCCGCTGTGCCCAAACAGACTCCCTGGAGCTTCGAGCGCCAGTTGTTTCCGGACCTGCTGGCCCAACGGCAGCAGGTGCTGGGCTTTGTTTCGGATGCCTACTGGCTCGACATCGGCAATCCGGCCAAATACTGGCAAGCCCACGTCGATATTCTGAGCGGCCGCATGCCCTACCCGCCACAGGCACAACAGACCGCTCCGGGAATCTGGGTGGCCGCAGGCGCCGCGGTCGATCCGGCCGCCCGGCTCGAAGCACCCTGCTATATCGGCGGGCGCTGCTGGGTCGGCCCTGAGGCGGCCATTGCCCCCGGCACGGTGCTGGGCGGTGCCTCGCTGGTCAATCGGCCCCTGGCCCCCGGCATCTACCCACCCGGGACGATGGTGCCGTAA
- a CDS encoding ARC6/PARC6 family protein produces the protein MDSASSLSLPLSYYQILGVPPQCTYEQVEPAFADRLAQAPRREFSAAVRSAREHWLREACTVLGDPVRREQYHREGKQGLFLDSSQAAVGLLFLYELGEYQTLIERHQEALAVADHPDTRLVLALAHQALAQEAYRQGNLTLAHLELEEALEILRGGDCLKPVQQELQTLLKRWRPERILQLLAGAADPPSPQRQQGMALLAALLVEREGIEGDGNDQSGLSREEFVQFLQYLRLRLTVAEQQELFEREAARPSPAAQYLAAQAQLARGFIEGSPQCVRRARGHLIKLVQRQDVHLELAVCALLLGQVEEAQKNIERSAEEQAVDYIKNLSQDSPDLLPGLCRYTDVWLAQEVFPGFRDLRSGSYTLKAYFAHPEVQAFLDDPQPAPAAAPEPRPARVMPSGAAGTIEPDRLLTPVGAEARRRRANLLSPQAWSVAAALVAIFLLGSGWLLTQRQSQSEPAPAARRAASPVQAPAPTVAAPVPPPTVAPTPAAPGDNQPPTDAQIAAMLKNWQTAKQQALGPEHRTAQMQTMLTGSPQRVWQQKVEQSRQAGEYWKFNLKDLKIEQVDDRRPDRVAVTAQVTEVANLYADNQLQPSRSYDRPYRVRYSLVKAATGWRIEEMKVLL, from the coding sequence ATGGATTCTGCCTCATCCCTCTCCCTGCCGCTAAGCTACTACCAGATTCTCGGAGTGCCGCCCCAGTGCACTTACGAGCAGGTGGAGCCTGCTTTTGCCGATCGCTTGGCCCAGGCGCCCAGACGCGAGTTTTCAGCGGCGGTGCGCTCGGCCCGCGAGCACTGGCTGCGCGAAGCGTGCACAGTGCTGGGCGATCCCGTCCGACGCGAGCAGTACCATCGCGAAGGCAAACAAGGATTGTTTCTCGACAGCAGCCAGGCGGCAGTGGGGCTGTTGTTTCTGTACGAACTGGGCGAATATCAAACGCTGATTGAGCGCCACCAGGAGGCTCTAGCGGTAGCGGATCACCCGGATACCCGGCTGGTGCTGGCCCTCGCCCACCAGGCGCTGGCCCAGGAAGCTTACCGGCAGGGCAACCTCACCCTGGCCCATCTCGAACTTGAGGAAGCTCTGGAGATTTTGCGCGGCGGCGATTGCCTGAAGCCGGTCCAGCAGGAGTTGCAGACTTTGCTCAAGCGCTGGCGGCCCGAGCGGATCTTGCAGCTGTTGGCGGGAGCGGCCGACCCCCCGTCCCCCCAGCGCCAGCAAGGCATGGCGCTACTCGCGGCCCTGCTTGTGGAGCGCGAGGGTATCGAAGGCGACGGCAACGATCAATCGGGCCTCAGCCGCGAGGAGTTCGTGCAGTTTTTGCAGTATCTGCGCCTGCGTCTGACGGTGGCCGAGCAGCAAGAACTGTTCGAGCGCGAAGCGGCCCGCCCGTCGCCCGCCGCCCAGTACCTGGCTGCCCAGGCGCAACTGGCCCGCGGCTTTATCGAAGGATCGCCCCAGTGCGTGCGCCGCGCCAGGGGGCACCTCATCAAGCTCGTTCAGCGCCAGGACGTCCATCTGGAACTGGCCGTGTGCGCCCTGCTGTTGGGCCAGGTCGAGGAAGCCCAGAAGAACATCGAGCGCTCGGCGGAGGAGCAGGCGGTCGATTACATCAAAAACCTGTCCCAAGATTCACCCGACCTGCTGCCGGGGCTCTGCCGCTATACCGACGTGTGGCTGGCCCAGGAAGTCTTTCCGGGTTTTCGCGACCTGCGCTCGGGCAGCTATACCCTGAAGGCTTACTTTGCCCACCCCGAGGTACAAGCCTTCCTCGATGACCCACAGCCAGCGCCGGCTGCTGCCCCGGAGCCGCGGCCGGCCCGCGTAATGCCATCCGGGGCGGCGGGCACCATCGAACCCGACCGCCTGCTGACGCCGGTGGGGGCTGAGGCCCGCCGCCGCCGCGCCAACTTGCTCTCGCCCCAGGCCTGGTCGGTGGCCGCTGCCCTGGTCGCTATTTTCCTGCTCGGCAGCGGCTGGTTGCTCACCCAGCGCCAGAGTCAGTCCGAGCCTGCACCGGCGGCCAGACGCGCCGCTTCGCCGGTGCAGGCTCCCGCTCCAACCGTCGCCGCCCCGGTCCCGCCGCCGACTGTCGCCCCCACCCCGGCGGCCCCCGGCGACAACCAGCCCCCCACCGACGCGCAAATCGCCGCCATGCTCAAAAACTGGCAAACGGCCAAGCAGCAGGCCCTCGGTCCCGAGCACCGCACCGCCCAGATGCAGACGATGCTCACAGGTTCCCCCCAGCGCGTCTGGCAGCAAAAAGTCGAACAGAGCCGCCAGGCGGGCGAGTACTGGAAGTTCAACCTCAAAGATCTCAAGATCGAGCAGGTGGACGACCGCCGCCCCGACCGGGTGGCGGTGACGGCGCAGGTCACCGAGGTTGCCAATCTCTACGCCGACAATCAGCTGCAACCCTCGCGCTCCTACGACCGCCCTTACCGGGTGCGCTACTCGCTAGTCAAAGCCGCCACCGGCTGGCGCATCGAGGAGATGAAAGTGCTGCTCTAG
- a CDS encoding SDR family oxidoreductase, with product MSILVVGATGQTGQQIVKKLRAQSMALRVLARSRARACEVFGDGTAVVEGDVLKTDSLGPAMNGVETIFCATGTRTGFGANGAQQVDYEGTRNLVYAARRAGVGRLILVSSLCVSRLIHPLNLFGGVLFWKKRAEDYLLDSGLNFTIVRPGGLRDGAGGAEIVVRPADTLFEGTIDRADVARVCVEALGSVESEYKIVEIISGPAAAQPSLAPLFAALPAAGSRLRAS from the coding sequence ATGTCCATTCTGGTTGTCGGAGCTACCGGTCAGACCGGTCAGCAGATTGTCAAAAAATTGCGCGCCCAGTCGATGGCCCTCCGGGTTCTGGCCCGCTCCCGCGCCAGGGCCTGCGAGGTATTCGGCGACGGCACCGCGGTGGTCGAAGGGGACGTGCTGAAGACCGATTCGCTCGGCCCGGCTATGAACGGCGTCGAGACGATCTTCTGCGCCACCGGCACCCGCACGGGCTTCGGGGCCAACGGCGCCCAGCAGGTCGATTACGAGGGCACCCGCAACCTGGTCTACGCGGCGCGCCGGGCGGGGGTGGGACGATTGATCCTTGTCTCGTCGCTGTGCGTCTCGCGCCTGATTCACCCGCTCAATTTGTTCGGGGGGGTGCTCTTCTGGAAGAAGCGCGCCGAGGACTATCTTCTCGACAGCGGCCTCAACTTTACGATCGTCCGGCCGGGGGGCCTGCGAGACGGGGCAGGTGGAGCCGAGATCGTCGTGCGACCGGCCGACACCCTCTTCGAAGGCACGATCGACCGCGCCGATGTCGCCCGCGTCTGCGTCGAGGCCCTGGGCAGCGTTGAATCGGAGTACAAAATTGTCGAAATTATATCCGGTCCCGCAGCGGCCCAGCCTTCGCTCGCACCGCTGTTTGCGGCCTTGCCGGCGGCGGGATCGCGCTTGAGGGCCTCCTGA
- a CDS encoding LCP family protein, with translation MSKTTQPTPTRTAWNSWILLGVAAVLTFLGVVGGMTLWLSKPFENDRYREANAQFARANLGQNLNILLLGTDIVASSKATATGFRPPTDSFEGRSDTIMLAHFNPEQKKVNVLSVPRDTRTDIPGFGEHKINVANVYGGPALAARAIGALTGAEINRYVRINPQGVVQLIDVLGGVTVYIPRRMKYSDDSQHLYIDLPQGWHTLSGFQAQQYLRFRSDELGDIGRVQRQQALLRSLADRAVRPENLLKIGAILETVKTNIDTNLTIEDIFDLAKFATQIDLKQDLQMVLMPGRFSRPGEYDISYWIPNRDKASQLGVRFFGAAAQADAVADEPLEPRQVRLTVQNATGVPGMARQVGRVLQKQGFQVLDYAADRPDPIWRTEIIAQHGNAEAAQLVSDALKVGAVRVEATGSIYTDVTLRIGKDWLKRLEQQQSDKTA, from the coding sequence GTGAGCAAAACCACCCAACCCACCCCCACCCGCACCGCATGGAACAGTTGGATACTTCTAGGCGTGGCGGCGGTGCTGACCTTCCTGGGGGTGGTGGGAGGGATGACCCTGTGGCTCAGTAAACCCTTCGAGAACGACCGCTACCGCGAAGCGAACGCCCAGTTTGCCAGGGCGAATTTGGGACAGAACTTGAACATTTTGTTGCTGGGCACCGATATCGTCGCTTCGAGCAAAGCGACCGCTACCGGCTTTCGGCCGCCGACCGACTCTTTTGAAGGGCGCAGCGACACGATCATGCTCGCCCACTTCAACCCGGAACAAAAAAAAGTGAACGTGCTGTCGGTCCCCCGCGACACACGCACCGACATCCCGGGTTTTGGCGAGCACAAGATCAACGTCGCCAACGTCTACGGCGGGCCGGCCCTCGCGGCTCGGGCAATCGGTGCGTTGACGGGCGCTGAAATCAACCGCTACGTGCGCATCAACCCCCAGGGAGTCGTGCAGCTCATCGACGTGCTGGGCGGGGTGACCGTCTACATCCCCAGGCGGATGAAATACAGCGACGACTCCCAGCATCTTTATATCGATCTGCCCCAGGGCTGGCACACCCTGAGCGGTTTTCAGGCCCAGCAGTACCTGCGCTTTCGCTCCGACGAACTGGGGGATATCGGCCGGGTGCAGCGCCAGCAGGCGCTGCTGCGCTCCCTTGCCGACCGGGCGGTCCGGCCTGAGAATTTGCTCAAAATCGGCGCCATCCTCGAAACGGTCAAAACCAACATCGACACCAACCTCACCATCGAGGACATCTTTGACCTGGCCAAATTCGCCACCCAGATCGATCTGAAGCAGGATCTGCAGATGGTGCTGATGCCGGGTCGCTTCAGCCGTCCGGGCGAGTACGACATCAGCTACTGGATCCCGAATCGCGACAAAGCTTCCCAACTGGGAGTGCGCTTTTTTGGGGCGGCTGCCCAGGCGGATGCTGTAGCGGACGAGCCTTTGGAGCCGCGCCAAGTGCGCCTCACGGTTCAGAACGCCACGGGGGTGCCCGGCATGGCCCGCCAGGTGGGCCGGGTTTTGCAAAAGCAGGGCTTCCAGGTGCTCGACTATGCCGCCGACCGCCCCGATCCGATCTGGCGCACCGAGATCATTGCCCAGCACGGTAACGCCGAGGCGGCCCAACTGGTGAGCGACGCCCTCAAAGTGGGTGCGGTGCGTGTCGAGGCCACCGGCTCGATCTACACCGATGTCACGCTGCGCATCGGCAAAGACTGGTTGAAGCGCCTCGAACAGCAGCAGTCCGACAAGACTGCTTAG
- a CDS encoding RHS repeat-associated core domain-containing protein: MPFGKGFATHSAATQNPILFAGAEANESGSVIHYLRGRYYSAALGRFLAEDPIGLSGGDTNLYRYVFNRPHVDYDPTGLGGGVPTFSVGISEGYVSPFVESIVLGPGERFALQATLQAGVGAVGTRGYLGDPEDVSVNPVGGVPSDLVTQTGNFGSYRVVNDLVAQVGSFGSYRGEGACGNYAFSSIYCSDSLNPEQAKNLGRFNKSLPRNAGATKIYNLPNGGKAFQATSPARNIPGSYAIYEKQIDAIGRTLNYTITTIAPNGSVVKIATKFPKNVPPVYPNR; encoded by the coding sequence ATGCCGTTTGGCAAGGGCTTTGCCACCCACTCCGCCGCGACCCAGAACCCAATTCTCTTCGCAGGAGCAGAGGCGAACGAGTCAGGTTCTGTGATTCACTATCTGCGCGGAAGGTACTACAGTGCGGCCTTAGGCAGGTTTTTGGCGGAGGACCCGATTGGTCTATCTGGCGGGGATACGAATCTGTACCGGTACGTCTTCAACCGTCCGCACGTCGATTATGACCCGACCGGACTTGGGGGAGGGGTGCCGACCTTCTCGGTGGGCATCAGCGAGGGGTATGTCAGTCCGTTCGTGGAAAGCATTGTCCTGGGTCCTGGAGAGCGGTTTGCTCTGCAGGCGACTTTGCAGGCGGGTGTCGGGGCAGTGGGCACAAGGGGCTATCTGGGTGACCCCGAAGACGTCTCCGTCAACCCTGTCGGTGGTGTGCCGAGCGACTTGGTAACCCAAACTGGCAACTTCGGAAGCTATCGAGTGGTGAACGACTTAGTGGCACAAGTTGGCAGCTTCGGGAGCTACCGGGGCGAAGGGGCTTGTGGTAACTATGCTTTTTCAAGCATATATTGTTCCGATTCGCTGAATCCTGAACAGGCTAAAAACCTTGGACGATTCAACAAAAGTTTGCCAAGAAATGCGGGAGCAACTAAGATTTATAATCTCCCAAATGGCGGAAAGGCGTTTCAGGCAACTTCCCCCGCTCGGAACATTCCAGGGTCTTATGCGATATATGAGAAGCAGATCGATGCAATTGGTAGGACGCTCAACTATACGATAACAACCATTGCACCAAATGGGTCGGTAGTCAAAATAGCGACGAAGTTCCCAAAAAACGTACCGCCGGTATATCCAAATCGATAG
- a CDS encoding alpha/beta hydrolase family esterase has translation MAKILGTPFPVQGFDDRVYFLALPELLPAAPMPLLLFQHGSGAAATDFLITDKQLDRFADANGCLVVAPAGGIPDTRFHPQGKTWDHYKLMGGVDKSTHKEVAFLSALLDTVRTHFPIDINRLYAMGHSAGTAMTSTLMGAGLAKRFAGFGHLKGLSPHGEPPIPGQMPPAEEVQDYRNHDPDGFIATVVMRGKRENQDVFGPARDVQDGFTRDYWVSFNGCTGQEPPVSETVSGVGYIKTLFTGGKAPVFFVEVTSPNDVAEHSLTFEQVQYAYDQLKGFSLTGRPDRAADVVSAQVSGQDVVTSTVPG, from the coding sequence ATGGCAAAGATTCTTGGAACACCCTTCCCGGTTCAGGGATTTGACGACCGGGTCTATTTCCTGGCGCTCCCCGAACTCCTACCCGCCGCTCCGATGCCGCTGTTGCTGTTCCAGCACGGCTCCGGTGCCGCTGCCACCGACTTTCTGATTACCGACAAACAACTCGACCGCTTCGCAGACGCCAACGGTTGCCTGGTGGTGGCCCCCGCCGGGGGGATCCCCGACACCCGCTTTCACCCCCAGGGCAAAACCTGGGATCACTACAAACTCATGGGCGGCGTCGACAAAAGCACCCACAAGGAAGTCGCCTTTCTGAGCGCCCTGCTCGACACGGTGAGGACCCACTTCCCGATCGACATCAATCGCCTGTACGCTATGGGGCACTCCGCCGGCACGGCGATGACCAGCACGCTGATGGGGGCGGGTCTTGCGAAGCGCTTCGCCGGGTTCGGCCACCTGAAGGGCCTTTCCCCCCACGGCGAGCCGCCTATCCCCGGCCAGATGCCTCCGGCAGAAGAGGTCCAGGACTACCGCAACCACGACCCGGACGGGTTTATCGCCACCGTGGTGATGCGCGGCAAACGCGAGAACCAGGATGTCTTCGGTCCGGCCCGCGACGTCCAGGACGGTTTCACCCGCGACTACTGGGTCTCCTTCAACGGTTGTACCGGCCAGGAGCCGCCCGTCTCCGAGACCGTCTCGGGCGTCGGCTACATCAAGACCCTCTTCACGGGCGGCAAAGCGCCGGTGTTCTTCGTAGAAGTGACTTCGCCCAACGACGTGGCGGAGCACTCGCTGACCTTCGAGCAGGTGCAGTACGCCTACGACCAGCTGAAGGGCTTCAGCTTGACGGGACGCCCCGATCGCGCGGCGGACGTGGTCAGCGCCCAGGTCAGTGGGCAGGACGTGGTGACCAGCACCGTCCCGGGTTGA